A stretch of Leisingera sp. S132 DNA encodes these proteins:
- a CDS encoding ATP phosphoribosyltransferase regulatory subunit, with amino-acid sequence MTLRSDIQARAAQLRVRFEAAGGQVVDTPLLQPAGTLLDLYGEDIRARAYVTSDALRGEQMLRPDFTVPVVEAHMRHGAEPARYTYSGEVFRRQEMDPDRPNEYLQVGYEVFERDDAAAADAEVFSLFALQVRGLPLRAATGDIGILMAAVEGLNTTEKRKTALIRHIWRPRRFRSLLDRFAGRSPVPESRRKLLSTEGDLTGSAVELGKRRAAEVQARVEALREDAKHPPIAENELMALEALMAVRETVPFATEQMRDIAVDLPQINPALDRLDARTAAMKARGVDVDNLDFEASYGRTSMEYYDGFVFGFYAEARPDLPPVASGGRYDALTRQLGEGEEIPAVGGVLRPDLMLQLEEARK; translated from the coding sequence ATGACGCTTCGTTCTGACATTCAGGCCCGCGCCGCCCAGTTGCGGGTCCGGTTTGAGGCCGCGGGCGGACAGGTGGTGGATACGCCATTGCTGCAGCCCGCCGGCACGTTGCTGGATCTGTACGGCGAGGACATCCGGGCGCGTGCCTATGTGACCTCGGATGCCTTGCGCGGCGAACAGATGCTGCGCCCGGATTTCACCGTGCCGGTGGTGGAAGCGCATATGCGCCACGGCGCCGAGCCTGCGCGCTATACCTATTCGGGCGAGGTGTTCCGGCGTCAGGAGATGGACCCGGACCGGCCGAACGAGTATCTGCAGGTCGGCTATGAGGTGTTCGAGCGAGATGATGCGGCTGCGGCGGACGCGGAAGTCTTTTCGCTCTTTGCGCTGCAGGTGCGCGGGCTGCCCTTGCGGGCGGCAACCGGCGACATCGGCATTCTAATGGCGGCGGTCGAAGGGCTGAACACCACGGAAAAACGCAAGACGGCGCTGATCCGCCACATCTGGCGGCCGCGCCGCTTCCGTTCCCTGCTGGACCGGTTTGCGGGTCGCAGCCCGGTGCCGGAGAGCCGCAGGAAGCTGTTGTCGACCGAGGGCGATCTGACCGGATCTGCGGTGGAACTGGGCAAACGCCGCGCGGCAGAGGTGCAGGCGCGGGTGGAGGCGCTGCGTGAGGATGCCAAGCATCCGCCGATTGCGGAAAACGAACTGATGGCGCTGGAAGCGTTGATGGCGGTGCGTGAAACCGTGCCCTTTGCCACTGAGCAGATGCGCGACATCGCGGTGGACCTGCCGCAGATCAATCCCGCGCTGGACCGGCTGGATGCGCGCACAGCGGCGATGAAGGCGCGCGGCGTCGATGTGGACAACCTCGATTTCGAGGCCTCCTACGGGCGCACCTCAATGGAGTATTACGACGGCTTTGTCTTTGGTTTTTATGCCGAGGCGCGCCCGGACCTGCCCCCGGTTGCCAGCGGCGGCCGCTATGACGCGCTGACCCGTCAGCTGGGCGAGGGTGAGGAGATCCCGGCCGTGGGCGGCGTGCTGCGCCCAGACCTGATGCTGCAGCTTGAGGAGGCGCGCAAATGA
- the hisG gene encoding ATP phosphoribosyltransferase gives MTLKLGVPSKGRLMEKTFDWFAKRGVTLSRTGSDREYAGAVEGVSNMELVLLSAGEIPRELAAGRIHLGVTGTDLVQEKLPRFEQQVEELAELGFGHADLVLAVPQFWIDVDTLDDLDAAASAFRAVHGHRLRIATKYHRLVREFLTDAGVADYQLVDSQGATEGTVKNETAEMVADITSTGETLRANHLKLLGDGLVLKSQATLWRSRVAKYGRDEKAALNTLLDLLEHRK, from the coding sequence ATGACTCTGAAGCTGGGGGTGCCGTCCAAGGGGCGGCTGATGGAAAAGACCTTTGACTGGTTCGCCAAGCGCGGTGTGACGCTGTCGCGCACCGGTTCGGACCGGGAATATGCGGGTGCGGTCGAGGGCGTGTCGAACATGGAGCTGGTGCTGCTGTCGGCAGGGGAAATTCCGCGCGAGCTGGCTGCGGGGCGGATCCACCTGGGCGTCACCGGCACCGATCTGGTGCAGGAAAAGCTGCCGCGCTTCGAGCAGCAGGTGGAGGAATTGGCAGAGCTGGGGTTCGGCCACGCCGACCTGGTGCTGGCGGTGCCGCAATTCTGGATCGACGTGGACACGCTGGATGACCTGGATGCGGCGGCGTCGGCCTTTCGCGCTGTGCACGGGCACCGGCTGCGGATTGCCACCAAATACCACCGGCTGGTGCGGGAGTTCCTGACCGATGCCGGGGTGGCGGATTACCAGCTCGTTGACAGTCAGGGCGCGACCGAGGGCACGGTGAAGAATGAGACCGCCGAGATGGTGGCCGATATCACCTCCACCGGCGAGACGCTGCGGGCCAACCACCTGAAGCTGCTGGGGGACGGTCTGGTGCTGAAGTCGCAGGCCACCCTGTGGCGCAGCCGGGTGGCAAAGTACGGCAGGGATGAAAAGGCGGCACTGAACACGCTGCTGGACCTGCTGGAACACCGCAAGTAA
- a CDS encoding DUF1489 family protein, giving the protein MDKHVNLVKLSVGTESVGSLMAWQKMRRAELPEGLPRHVTRMWPKRETELMNGGSIYWVIKGLIQCRQRILRLDEITGEDGIRRCAIILHPELHRTHTAPKRPFQGWRYLKPEESPADLPAGKSQEEPLPPELSQALAEIGVI; this is encoded by the coding sequence GTGGATAAGCACGTGAATCTTGTGAAGCTTTCGGTCGGCACCGAAAGCGTCGGCAGCCTGATGGCCTGGCAGAAGATGCGGCGTGCGGAACTGCCGGAGGGCCTGCCGCGCCACGTGACCCGCATGTGGCCCAAGCGAGAGACGGAGCTTATGAACGGCGGGTCCATCTATTGGGTGATCAAGGGGCTGATCCAGTGCCGCCAGCGCATTCTGCGCCTGGATGAAATCACCGGCGAGGACGGCATCCGCCGCTGCGCCATTATCCTGCATCCGGAGCTGCACCGCACCCACACAGCACCGAAACGCCCGTTCCAGGGCTGGCGCTATCTGAAACCCGAAGAGTCGCCTGCCGATCTGCCTGCAGGCAAAAGCCAGGAAGAACCACTGCCGCCTGAACTGTCACAAGCACTGGCGGAAATCGGAGTTATCTGA
- a CDS encoding adenosylcobalamin-dependent ribonucleoside-diphosphate reductase, whose product MSRFAAPIAEQIWDMKYRFKQADGAPIDVTVEDTWRRIARDLARAEKKPDIWEEKFYGALEDFKYLPAGRITAGAGTARQVTLFNCFVMGTVPDSMSGIFDMLKEAALTMQQGGGIGYDFSTIRPRGADVKGVAADASGPLSFMDVWDAMCRTIMSAGSRRGAMMATMRCDHPDIEAFITAKSDSARLRMFNMSVLVTDDFMDAVKSDGSWELQFDGKVYHTVEARGLWNKIMQATYDYAEPGVIFIDRINKANNLNYIETICATNPCGEQPLPPYGACLLGSINMARLVANPFESDAQLDQAAMQELVATAVRMMDNVVDVSKFPLEAQAQEARNKRRIGLGVTGLADALLMLGLEYGSDEAARQTDEWLHAIARAAYLASVDLAKEKGAFPLFDAEKYLNSGNMLNMDEDVRDAIREHGIRNALLTSIAPTGTISLYAGNVSSGIEPVFAYAYTRKVLQKDGSRTEEEVVDYAVQMYREKFGADAALPDYFVNAQTLSPAAHVKMQAAAQKWIDSSISKTINCPEDISFDEFKDVYMQAWDQGCKGCTTYRPNDVTGSVLSVSESADTAPGETAKAPHESDMGENGAEVVYMSEPLDRPQSLEGHTYKLKWPDSEHAIYLTINDIIINGHRRPFEVFINSKNMEHYAWTLALTRMISAVFRRGGDVSFVVEELKAVFDPRGGAWVQGKYIPSILAAIGGVIETHMVKTGFLEGEGMGLKSDPQAQVVNLNAPRGKACPSCGQFDMQMVEGCMTCRSCGHSKCG is encoded by the coding sequence ATGAGCCGCTTTGCCGCCCCCATCGCCGAGCAGATCTGGGATATGAAATACCGTTTCAAGCAGGCCGATGGCGCGCCGATCGACGTGACCGTCGAGGACACCTGGCGGCGCATCGCGCGTGACCTGGCGCGGGCGGAAAAGAAACCGGACATTTGGGAAGAGAAGTTCTATGGCGCGCTGGAGGACTTCAAGTACCTGCCCGCGGGCCGCATCACCGCAGGTGCCGGCACCGCGCGCCAGGTCACGCTGTTCAACTGCTTTGTGATGGGCACTGTGCCGGACAGCATGTCGGGCATCTTCGACATGCTGAAAGAGGCAGCGCTGACCATGCAGCAGGGCGGCGGCATCGGTTATGATTTCTCTACCATCCGGCCGCGCGGCGCCGATGTGAAGGGCGTGGCGGCGGATGCCTCCGGCCCGCTGTCGTTCATGGACGTGTGGGATGCGATGTGCCGCACGATCATGTCGGCAGGTAGCCGCCGCGGTGCGATGATGGCGACCATGCGCTGCGACCACCCGGATATCGAAGCCTTCATCACTGCCAAATCCGACTCGGCCCGCCTGCGCATGTTCAACATGTCGGTGCTGGTCACCGATGACTTCATGGATGCGGTGAAATCCGACGGCTCCTGGGAACTGCAATTCGACGGCAAGGTCTATCACACCGTCGAGGCGCGCGGCCTGTGGAACAAGATCATGCAGGCGACCTATGACTATGCCGAGCCGGGCGTGATCTTCATCGACCGCATCAACAAGGCCAACAACCTCAACTACATCGAGACTATTTGCGCCACCAACCCTTGCGGCGAGCAGCCGCTGCCGCCCTATGGCGCCTGCCTGCTGGGCTCGATCAACATGGCGCGGCTGGTGGCCAACCCGTTCGAGAGTGACGCACAGCTGGACCAGGCTGCAATGCAGGAACTGGTCGCCACCGCAGTCCGGATGATGGACAACGTGGTCGACGTCTCCAAGTTTCCGCTGGAGGCGCAGGCGCAGGAAGCCAGGAACAAGCGCCGGATCGGCCTGGGTGTGACCGGCCTGGCCGATGCGCTGCTGATGCTTGGCCTGGAATACGGCTCTGACGAGGCGGCGCGTCAGACCGATGAATGGCTGCACGCGATCGCCCGCGCCGCCTATCTGGCGTCGGTTGACCTTGCCAAGGAAAAAGGCGCCTTCCCGCTGTTCGACGCCGAGAAGTACCTGAACTCCGGCAACATGCTGAACATGGATGAGGACGTGCGCGACGCGATCCGCGAGCATGGCATCCGCAACGCGCTGCTGACGTCCATCGCGCCGACGGGCACTATTTCTCTGTATGCAGGCAACGTCTCTTCGGGGATCGAGCCGGTGTTTGCCTATGCCTATACCCGCAAGGTGCTGCAGAAAGACGGCTCGCGCACCGAGGAGGAAGTGGTCGACTATGCGGTGCAGATGTACCGCGAGAAGTTCGGCGCCGACGCGGCATTGCCCGATTACTTCGTCAATGCCCAGACGCTGAGCCCCGCAGCCCATGTCAAGATGCAGGCGGCAGCGCAGAAGTGGATCGACTCGTCGATTTCCAAGACCATCAACTGCCCGGAAGATATTTCCTTTGATGAGTTCAAGGACGTCTACATGCAGGCCTGGGATCAGGGCTGCAAAGGCTGCACCACTTACCGTCCGAACGACGTGACCGGATCGGTCCTGTCGGTCAGCGAGAGCGCAGACACAGCACCGGGCGAGACCGCCAAGGCGCCGCATGAGAGCGACATGGGCGAGAACGGCGCGGAGGTGGTCTATATGTCCGAACCGCTGGACCGCCCGCAGTCCCTGGAGGGCCATACCTACAAGCTGAAATGGCCGGACAGCGAGCACGCGATCTACCTCACCATCAACGACATCATCATCAACGGCCACCGCCGCCCGTTCGAGGTCTTCATCAACTCCAAGAACATGGAGCATTATGCCTGGACGCTGGCGCTTACGCGGATGATCTCGGCCGTGTTCCGCCGCGGCGGGGACGTGTCTTTTGTGGTCGAGGAGCTGAAAGCGGTGTTCGATCCGCGCGGCGGCGCCTGGGTTCAGGGCAAGTACATCCCATCGATCCTGGCCGCGATCGGCGGCGTGATCGAGACCCACATGGTCAAGACCGGCTTTCTGGAAGGCGAGGGCATGGGTCTGAAGTCCGACCCGCAGGCGCAAGTGGTGAATTTGAACGCCCCGCGCGGCAAGGCCTGCCCCAGCTGCGGCCAGTTCGACATGCAGATGGTCGAAGGCTGCATGACCTGCCGAAGCTGCGGCCACTCGAAGTGCGGGTGA
- a CDS encoding AAA family ATPase gives MSKIKFIEAEFHNADKDRRAIRQRLERFLKTRRALERGIEPPDPEDRDDRLRWETELMQVGLGREGQDRVDRRVNRLAERRAAAAGLSHLKLDDRRALEVLRNGVELIRIRTEHQADEIAAGIHADMPWMAPATDLLWKSMRRSVRNGDAGFRLPPVLLDGPPGIGKSMWARQLSNALGVPRCGVEATAEQASFGIVGSQRGWSNAQPGRPLMTILKHLIANPVVVVDEVEKAGVATSTKGNSFGLTEGLLSLLEPSSATLWQCPFYQVGFDMSWISWVLTSNTLVTLPAPLLSRLEVIRLPPVSVSELAAFARREGCRRGLTQDSVEAVAEALEIAGSGAELNLRHVIRMLTRGEVMEAAWTRH, from the coding sequence ATGTCCAAGATCAAGTTCATCGAAGCAGAGTTCCACAATGCCGACAAAGACCGGCGTGCAATACGGCAGCGCCTGGAACGGTTCCTGAAAACGCGCCGCGCCCTCGAGCGAGGCATTGAGCCTCCGGACCCTGAGGATCGTGATGACCGCCTTCGCTGGGAAACCGAATTGATGCAGGTTGGTCTCGGGCGCGAAGGTCAGGACCGCGTGGACCGCCGGGTAAACCGGCTGGCGGAACGGCGGGCTGCGGCCGCAGGTCTCTCCCACCTCAAGCTCGACGACCGGAGAGCCTTGGAGGTTCTGCGCAACGGTGTGGAGCTGATCCGGATCCGGACAGAGCATCAGGCGGATGAAATCGCTGCCGGGATCCACGCCGATATGCCCTGGATGGCGCCTGCGACCGATCTTCTTTGGAAGTCCATGCGGCGCTCAGTCCGCAATGGGGATGCAGGCTTCCGCCTGCCTCCGGTGCTGCTGGACGGTCCTCCGGGGATTGGAAAGAGCATGTGGGCCCGTCAGCTGAGCAACGCACTTGGCGTGCCCCGCTGTGGTGTGGAGGCGACGGCGGAGCAAGCGTCGTTCGGTATCGTGGGCTCTCAGCGCGGCTGGTCCAACGCGCAGCCGGGGCGCCCTTTGATGACGATCCTGAAGCACCTGATTGCGAACCCAGTGGTTGTTGTTGACGAAGTGGAAAAGGCCGGGGTTGCAACTTCCACCAAAGGAAACAGCTTCGGCCTGACCGAGGGGCTGCTGTCCCTCCTGGAGCCATCTTCTGCAACTTTGTGGCAGTGCCCCTTTTACCAGGTGGGTTTCGACATGTCCTGGATCAGCTGGGTGCTGACCTCCAACACCTTGGTCACTCTACCAGCCCCTCTGCTGAGCCGCCTGGAGGTCATCCGCCTTCCGCCAGTTTCAGTATCCGAACTAGCCGCTTTTGCTCGCCGTGAGGGCTGCCGGCGTGGATTGACGCAAGACTCTGTCGAGGCTGTGGCCGAAGCGTTGGAAATTGCCGGAAGCGGTGCGGAGCTGAACCTTCGGCATGTCATCCGGATGCTAACCCGGGGTGAAGTGATGGAGGCGGCTTGGACCCGTCATTGA
- a CDS encoding IS5 family transposase codes for MSSWASTKYKTTNWSAYNEALRQRGSLTIWFDPGMEWKPPPTGKRGRHPSFSDAAIQTCLTMKVLFGMPLRQTTGFVQSLLQLVGLDWTVPDFSTLCRRQRTLNVAIPYRGGAGPLNLLIDSTGIKSEGEGEWNARKHGGPKRRIWRKIHIGIDEETLEVRAVEVTGSNIGDAPILPDLLEQISADEVIGSVTADGAYDTRNCHEAIAARGAAAVIPPRKNAKPWKPTSPGAAARNEALRASKYLGRALWRRWSGYHRRSRVEAKMNCIKLLGQSLMARDFERQVAELQVRIAVLNGYTALGTPITVTAE; via the coding sequence ATGAGCAGTTGGGCGTCCACGAAGTACAAGACCACGAACTGGTCGGCTTACAATGAAGCATTGCGGCAGCGTGGATCGCTGACGATCTGGTTTGATCCAGGCATGGAGTGGAAGCCTCCGCCGACCGGGAAGCGTGGGAGGCATCCGAGTTTCAGCGATGCGGCGATCCAGACGTGCCTGACAATGAAGGTGCTGTTCGGAATGCCGTTGAGGCAGACCACGGGGTTCGTGCAGAGCCTGCTGCAGCTGGTCGGGCTTGATTGGACAGTGCCGGACTTCAGCACGCTCTGTCGTCGCCAGCGAACATTGAACGTAGCCATCCCCTATCGTGGCGGCGCGGGCCCGTTGAACCTGCTGATCGACAGCACCGGCATCAAGTCCGAGGGGGAAGGCGAATGGAATGCCCGCAAGCATGGTGGCCCCAAACGCCGCATCTGGCGTAAGATACATATCGGGATCGACGAGGAAACATTGGAGGTTCGAGCGGTCGAGGTCACCGGCAGCAACATCGGTGATGCTCCCATCCTGCCAGATCTCCTGGAACAGATCTCTGCGGACGAAGTGATCGGTTCAGTGACAGCTGATGGCGCTTACGACACCCGAAACTGTCACGAGGCAATCGCTGCCCGCGGCGCTGCCGCAGTCATCCCGCCCCGAAAGAACGCCAAGCCGTGGAAGCCAACGAGCCCCGGCGCCGCAGCCCGCAACGAAGCTTTGCGCGCCTCGAAATACTTGGGTCGCGCCCTCTGGCGGCGATGGAGCGGATACCACCGCCGAAGCCGCGTCGAGGCAAAAATGAACTGTATCAAGCTGCTTGGCCAATCCCTCATGGCGCGCGATTTCGAGCGTCAGGTTGCGGAACTGCAGGTCCGTATTGCCGTGCTCAACGGTTACACCGCACTAGGCACCCCTATCACAGTGACCGCAGAATAA
- a CDS encoding EamA family transporter gives MNPSNDLCNNAILIGKDGFALQLSEILGYGLAFVGAILWALFSNLRRHDQSDAISAMTTICFASSLICGLWWMTKGANLPALTASDVWVIAALGLGPAGGAFFLWDLGMRQGHAALLGVLGYSAPVFSTILMLVLGLGQPGWEVFAAIAFITLGGIVVHSGSKGPTKCVANAETR, from the coding sequence GTGAATCCCTCAAACGATTTGTGCAACAACGCCATCCTGATCGGCAAAGATGGATTTGCACTCCAGCTATCTGAGATACTCGGCTACGGTCTTGCCTTTGTTGGAGCAATTCTCTGGGCGCTGTTCTCAAACCTGCGCCGCCATGATCAGTCAGACGCTATCTCTGCTATGACGACAATCTGCTTTGCGTCGTCTCTGATTTGCGGGCTTTGGTGGATGACAAAGGGTGCGAACCTGCCGGCGCTGACCGCCTCAGATGTTTGGGTCATCGCCGCGCTGGGTTTGGGCCCTGCCGGAGGTGCGTTCTTTCTCTGGGATCTGGGAATGCGCCAAGGTCACGCTGCTCTGCTTGGTGTCCTGGGATACTCAGCTCCGGTATTCTCCACCATACTCATGCTTGTACTTGGCTTAGGCCAACCAGGCTGGGAAGTCTTCGCCGCGATAGCCTTTATCACTTTGGGTGGTATCGTCGTTCACTCCGGATCAAAAGGCCCGACGAAGTGCGTGGCTAATGCTGAAACAAGGTAA
- a CDS encoding PAAR domain-containing protein: MQPVARIGDTHACPRCRSCRIVSGGSATVDGRPVARVGDKTSCGAVIVAGSSMSKDGGRPIAYTGSPTSVGGTITTGSPNHKVMP, encoded by the coding sequence ATGCAACCGGTAGCCCGGATCGGCGACACCCACGCCTGCCCCAGATGCCGCAGCTGCCGGATCGTCAGCGGCGGCAGCGCCACCGTTGACGGCCGCCCGGTCGCGCGCGTGGGCGACAAGACCAGCTGCGGCGCGGTGATCGTGGCCGGGTCGTCCATGTCAAAAGACGGCGGCCGCCCCATCGCCTATACCGGCTCCCCAACCTCCGTCGGCGGCACCATCACCACAGGATCGCCAAACCACAAGGTCATGCCGTGA
- a CDS encoding type VI secretion system Vgr family protein, which yields MNAFVQDARLGRLTTVLGPEALVLMRFDGTEALNGLFDYSVEALATRDDLDFDALLGTHATVTIAGAEGPALFDGIITEARWKGPGENGWRYDLRLRPWFWLAGKRRNQRIFHNKTVVEILQELLADYGHLGNPHLEIALSNDYPELEYTVQYRESDLDFARRLMERFGISFHIRHQEASHTLVLTDDVLNHAEIPARPYYGAAQNQGAQGEHFWAWGPERRLTTGATRLTDYNFKTPMAAMESDRIGDAQYAEGQLEAYDYPGGYLDLGRGKTVAQLRCEEERGHDARQFASGDITGLRPGGVVPLAGGDAVPGDGAKHLCLWARYSFVSQSYGSNREGVSATRPLTADYRLMPLTAPMVPPRVTPLPVVQGPQTAVVVGDGEIDCDEHGRILVHFHWDLEKAYSMRCRVSQNWASQGWGGMVIPRIGMEVVVEFLEGDPDKPLVTGCVYNGRNKPPYPLPQHKTKSVFKTDTHKGSGFNELTFEDERDQEKIYMHGQKDQEIVIENDRSKTIGRDENNAIGRDRTQSVGQDETLSVGRDQRETVGQDVLYKVGRNQQEEYGKDHVHVVGNIHKQDIYADHLVQIGRNHEETVFGKSTLNVTEAITNNTRSHTLMAFETFTIKGPGGKITIDAGGITLEAASINLKGAVSMGGSGGAQVPTLQNAARDGLPLVEECVQQKD from the coding sequence ATGAACGCATTTGTGCAGGACGCCCGGCTGGGGCGGCTGACAACCGTTTTGGGGCCGGAAGCGCTGGTGCTGATGCGCTTTGACGGGACCGAGGCGCTGAATGGGCTGTTTGACTATTCGGTCGAGGCGCTGGCCACGCGGGATGATCTCGATTTCGATGCGCTCCTGGGCACCCATGCCACGGTCACGATCGCAGGCGCCGAAGGCCCGGCGCTGTTTGACGGCATCATCACCGAGGCCCGCTGGAAAGGCCCGGGCGAAAACGGCTGGCGCTATGATCTGCGGCTCAGGCCCTGGTTCTGGCTCGCGGGTAAACGGCGCAACCAGCGGATCTTTCATAACAAAACCGTGGTAGAGATCCTGCAGGAGCTGCTGGCGGACTACGGCCATCTGGGCAACCCGCATCTGGAGATTGCCCTGAGCAACGACTATCCGGAGCTGGAGTACACGGTGCAATACCGCGAAAGCGACCTGGATTTCGCCCGCCGCCTGATGGAGCGTTTCGGGATCTCCTTCCACATACGCCACCAGGAGGCCAGCCACACGCTGGTGCTGACGGATGATGTGCTGAACCACGCCGAAATCCCGGCCCGCCCCTATTACGGCGCGGCGCAGAACCAGGGTGCCCAAGGCGAGCATTTCTGGGCCTGGGGGCCCGAGCGGCGGCTGACGACGGGGGCAACCCGGCTCACCGATTACAACTTCAAGACTCCGATGGCAGCGATGGAAAGCGACCGCATCGGCGATGCGCAATATGCCGAAGGCCAGCTGGAAGCCTATGATTATCCCGGCGGTTACCTGGACCTGGGGCGGGGCAAGACGGTGGCGCAGCTGCGCTGCGAAGAGGAGCGCGGCCATGACGCCCGCCAGTTCGCCAGCGGCGACATCACCGGCTTGCGGCCGGGCGGCGTGGTGCCGCTGGCGGGCGGCGATGCGGTGCCGGGGGATGGCGCCAAACACCTCTGCCTCTGGGCGCGCTATTCCTTTGTCAGCCAAAGCTACGGCTCCAACCGCGAGGGTGTGTCCGCCACCCGCCCCTTAACCGCCGATTACCGGCTGATGCCGCTGACCGCGCCGATGGTGCCGCCGCGGGTGACGCCCCTGCCGGTGGTGCAGGGGCCGCAGACCGCGGTGGTTGTCGGCGACGGCGAGATCGACTGCGACGAGCACGGCCGCATTCTGGTGCATTTCCACTGGGACCTGGAGAAGGCGTATTCGATGCGCTGCCGGGTCAGCCAGAACTGGGCCAGCCAGGGCTGGGGCGGCATGGTCATCCCGCGCATTGGCATGGAAGTGGTGGTCGAGTTCCTGGAAGGCGACCCCGACAAGCCGCTGGTCACCGGCTGCGTCTACAACGGCCGCAACAAGCCGCCCTACCCGCTGCCGCAGCACAAGACCAAATCCGTGTTCAAGACGGATACCCACAAGGGCAGCGGCTTCAACGAGCTGACCTTCGAGGACGAGCGGGATCAGGAAAAGATCTATATGCACGGCCAGAAGGACCAGGAGATTGTCATCGAGAATGACCGCTCCAAGACCATCGGCCGCGATGAGAACAATGCCATCGGGCGTGACCGGACCCAAAGCGTCGGCCAGGACGAAACCCTGTCGGTGGGCCGCGACCAGCGCGAAACCGTGGGCCAGGACGTACTCTACAAGGTCGGCCGCAACCAGCAGGAGGAATACGGCAAGGACCATGTGCATGTGGTGGGCAATATCCACAAGCAGGACATCTATGCCGACCATCTGGTGCAGATCGGCCGCAACCACGAGGAAACGGTGTTCGGGAAATCCACCCTCAACGTGACCGAAGCGATCACCAACAACACCCGCAGCCATACGCTGATGGCTTTTGAGACGTTCACCATCAAGGGCCCGGGCGGCAAGATCACCATCGATGCGGGCGGGATCACGCTGGAGGCTGCCAGCATCAATCTGAAAGGCGCGGTCAGCATGGGCGGCAGCGGCGGCGCCCAGGTGCCCACGCTGCAGAACGCCGCCCGCGACGGCCTGCCGCTGGTCGAAGAATGCGTTCAGCAGAAGGATTGA